The following proteins are co-located in the Camelina sativa cultivar DH55 chromosome 12, Cs, whole genome shotgun sequence genome:
- the LOC104731197 gene encoding ubiquitin carboxyl-terminal hydrolase MINDY-1-like: MAIYHSPPASPKSDPPPPAEETNQESQLKEKNETPKQVFYKTKEIVYRGRSMRIVLQDKNGPCPLISICNVLILREEINLGFGCVDVSEDDLLNHVADVFCERNDYECIDVELLKRLAKGINVDIKFDSIKGFVVTPELALFGSLGIPLYHGWIVDPEDSEIATAIGGRSYDALMTELTALDTQTVKAPSCKSSEECSVDFPVSVTASAEHGRLRKGDIEEEEALLRALTLSGKEASGFDTHRDSNEAEEAVSESSGEAEEAVSESSDVNGLTQKEGEVIKEFLKDNASQLTWDGLFNLEDDLKEDELCVLYRNDHFSTMIKHDEKLFTLVSDQGYLMEQGLVWERLSQINGDSVFMTGNFFVFKRASCTSRKWDTENVISGINSSDDNDLDLQMAKELQRQIWAGETGSEVPIITLKHISSSTQRWKEFLIWANGRSEI, translated from the exons ATGGCGATCTATCATTCTCCTCCTGCTTCTCCGAAATCGGATCCCCCTCCTCCCGCGGAAGAGACGAATCAAGAATCGCAACTGAAGGAGAAGAACGAAACTCCGAAGCAAGTCTTTTACAAGACGAAGGAGATTGTGTATCGAGGACGATCGATGCGTATCGTACTCCAAGACAAGAACGGACCATGTCCTCTCATTTCCATTT gTAATGTTCTTATCTTGAGAGAAGAAATAAATCTAGGTTTTGGCTGTGTTGATGTATCTGAAGATGATTTGCTGAATCATGTGGCCGACGTATTCTGTGAA AGAAATGATTATGAGTGTATTGATGTTGAGCTCCTCAAACGCCTTGCAAAGGGAATAAATGTCGATATTAAATTCGATAG CATTAAGGGTTTTGTGGTTACACCTGAGCTTGCTTTATTCGGttcacttggtattcctttgtATCATGGATGGATAGTTGATCCTGAG GATTCGGAAATCGCTACTGCAATTGGAGGCAGATCTTATGATGCTTTAATGACTGAGCTTACTGCCTTGGATACACAGACTGTTAAGGCTCCAAGCTGTAAAAGTAGTGAGGAATGCTCTGTTGATTTTCCTGTGTCGGTTACTGCGTCTGCAGAGCATGGTAGATTGCGAAAGGgagatattgaagaagaagaagccttgtTAAGAGCCTTGACATTATCTGGAAAGGAAGCATCTGGTTTTGATACTCACAGAGACTCAAATGAAGCAGAGGAGGCTGTGTCTGAATCCTCAGGTGAAGCAGAGGAGGCTGTGTCTGAATCCTCAGATGTAAATGGGCTCACGCAAAAAGAGG GTGAAGTGATCAAAGAGTTCTTGAAAGATAATGCCAGTCAATTAACTTGGGATGG GCTCTTTAACTTGGAAGATGACCTTAAAGAAGATGAACTTTGTGTCTTGTACCGCAACGATCACTTCTCTACCATGATAAAG CATGATGAAAAACTCTTTACTTTGGTTTCTGATCAAGGCTATCTGATGGAGCAAGGCTTGGTTTGGGAGAGATTAAGTCAG ATCAATGGCGACTCTGTCTTCATGACTGGTAACTTCTTTGTCTTCAAGCGTGCCAGTTGCACAAGCCGAAAATGGGATACTGAG AATGTTATCTCCGGAATCAACAGCAGTGATGATAATGA TCTGGATCTTCAAATGGCGAAGGAGTTGCAGCGTCAAATTTGGGCTGGAGAGACTGGATCAGAG GTACCAATAATAACCCTCAAGCACATATCTTCTTCAACACAAAGATGGAAAGAATTCCTAATATGGGCAAATGGACGATCTGAAATATAA
- the LOC104731199 gene encoding probable serine/threonine-protein kinase At1g54610 isoform X2 has protein sequence MGCIFSSRKKKPATKGLAESRPRFHTLPSERRMADDDGHHQTPKVSELLKMSDICPKELKREESVLVVNVHPRTSELAASGWPSWLISVADEALVGWIPGRESNFEKQEQIGGGTFSKVFKARDLIRNKTVALKRIRFDLNDSESIRCIAREIIILRKLDHPNVIKLEGLMLVDHDSSTLYLIFEYMKHDLLGLSSLLGNQFSEPQVKCYMRQLLRGLDHCHTNHVLHRDIKSSNLLINSNGVLKIADFGLATFFDPHNSVPLTTHVATLWYRPPELLLGASHYSVGIDLWSTGCVIGELYAGKPILPGKNETDQLHKIFKLCGSPSDDYWTKLKLQLSAPLRPMFPYGSHIAETFRDFPTCVISLLETLLSIDPDFRGTATSALKSKYFKTEPLPCDPSCLPKYPPSKEINIQMRDKTRKQASQVRRTDESQTVQPILTDSSLTKPVQRKCSDFTSRDNSFTKSSEEEETSRQVQTSTDMITEDETIAQVSYTDPSREDQNLGGSMNMEEHIPLPMSPFRVNPTPTLPSLYENGTSSSGGVGIRPTLIETYTVI, from the exons ATGGGTTGCATCTTTTCTTCTCGGAAAAAGAAACCGGCAACAAAAGGGTTGGCGGAAAGCCGTCCTCGCTTCCATACTCTTCCATCAGAAAGAAGAATGGCTGATGATGATGGTCATCATCAAACCCCAAAGGTTTCAGAATTGTTGAAGATGAGTGATATTTGTCCCAAGGAactgaagagagaagaaagcgTTCTTGTTGTTAATGTTCATCCTCGTACATCGGAATTAGCTGCCTCCGGTTGGCCATCTTGGCTTATCTCCGTAGCTGATGAAGCTCTTGTCGGTTGGATCCCTGGCCGTGAATCTAACTTCGAGAAGCAAGAAcaa ATTGGGGGAGGAACATTCAGTAAGGTGTTTAAAGCTAGAGATCTTATTCGTAACAAGACCGTAGCTTTGAAGAGAATCCGGTTTGATCTCAACGACTCAGAAAGCATCAGGTGTATAGCCAGAGAGATCATAATCCTGCGCAAGTTAGATCATCCCAACGTCATCAAACTGGAAGGCTTAATGCTTGTAGACCACGATTCCTCTACCCTCTACCTGATCTTTGAGTACATGAAACATGACCTCTTGGGACTCTCTTCATTACTCGGTAACCAATTCTCAGAACCTCAG GTTAAATGCTATATGAGGCAGCTCTTAAGAGGGCTTGATCATTGTCACACTAATCATGTACTCCATCGGGATATAAAAAGCTCAAACCTTCTGATCAACTCTAATGGAGTCCTTAAGATTGCAGATTTTGGGTTAGCTACGTTCTTCGATCCTCATAACAGTGTTCCCTTGACGACGCATGTAGCAACTTTATGGTATCGACCTCCTGAGCTTTTGCTTGGAGCCTCTCATTACAGTGTTGGGATCGACTTGTGGAGCACAGGCTGCGTCATAGGTGAATTATATGCTGGAAAGCCTATACTTCCTGGAAAAAACGAG ACAGATCAACTGCACAAGATATTCAAGTTGTGTGGATCGCCTTCAGATGATTACTGGACAAAACTAAAGCTACAACTGTCAGCTCCATTGAGACCCATGTTTCCATATGGATCACATATAGCAGAGACATTCAGAGATTTTCCAACTTGTGTTATTTCGCTTCTAGAGACTTTGCTCTCAATAGATCCAGATTTTCGAGGCACTGCAACTAGTGCACTCAAGAGCAAG TACTTTAAAACTGAGCCATTGCCTTGTGATCCATCTTGTCTACCAAAATACCCTCCCAGTAAGGAAATCAACATTCAAATGCGCgacaaaactagaaaacaagcTTCACAAGTTAGAAGAACAGACGAATCACAAACTGTCCAGCCAATACTTACAGATTCTTCTCTCACAAAACCTGTGCAG AGAAAGTGCTCAGATTTCACGAGCAGAGACAATTCATTTACAAAGTCTTCCGAGGAAGAAGAGACTTCCAGACAAGTGCAAACATCCACGGACATGATAACTGAGGATGAAACTATAGCACAAGTCTCTTACACCGACCCATCTAGAGAAGACCAGAATCTAGGTGGATCAATGAATATGGAGGAACACATACCTTTGCCAATGAGTCCGTTTAGAGTTAACCCAACACCAACCCTGCCTAGCCTTTATGAGAATGGGACATCTTCATCTGGAGGAGTAGGCATAAGACCCACTCTGATTGAGACTTATACTGTCATTTAG
- the LOC104731200 gene encoding agamous-like MADS-box protein AGL19, with protein sequence MVRGKTEMKRIENATSRQVTFSKRRNGLLKKAFELSVLCDAEVALVIFSPRSKLYEFSSSSIAKTIERYQRRIKEIGINHKGDANSQQARDETHGLTKKIEQLEISKRKLLGEGIDKCSIEELQQLENQLERSLTRIRAKKYQLLREQIEKLKEEERKLVKENKELKETWLGMGATVASSQSTLSSSEVNIDDNDNMEVETGLFIGPPETRQSKKTPPQY encoded by the exons ATGGTGAGGGGCAAAACGGAGATGAAGAGGATAGAGAACGCAACGAGCAGGCAAGTGACGTTTTCCAAGAGAAGAAATGGACTTCTGAAGAAAGCCTTCGAATTGTCGGTCCTTTGTGATGCTGAAGTTGCTTTGGTCATCTTCTCTCCAAGATCCAAACTCTATGAGTTCTCTAGCTCTAG TATAGCAAAAACAATAGAACGATATCAGAGACGAATAAAAGAAATCGGGATTAACCATAAGGGAGATGCTAATTCTCAG CAAGCGAGAGACGAAACACATGGCTTGacaaaaaagattgaacagCTAGAGATATCTAAACG AAAATTGCTTGGGGAAGGCATTGATAAATGTTCTATCGAGGAGCTGCAACAGTTAGAGAATCAGTTGGAGCGAAGCTTGACCAGGATAAGAGCCAAGAAG TACCAATTACTTCGTGAACAAATTGAGAAGTTGAAGGAAGAG GAGAGGAAACTCGTCAAGGAAAATAAAGAACTGAAGGAGACG tGGCTTGGAATGGGAGCAACAGTAGCATCATCGCAATCAACGTTATCATCATCAGAAGTGAACATAGATGACAATGACAACATGGAAGTGGAGACTGGTTTGTTCATTGGACCTCCTGAGACAAGACAATCCAAGAAAACCCCTCCTCAATACTAA
- the LOC104731201 gene encoding protein STAY-GREEN 1, chloroplastic-like, whose amino-acid sequence MCSLSANLLLPTKLKPAYSDKRSNSSSSSLFFGNRRSKKKNQSIVPVARLFGPAIFESSKLKVLFLGVDEKKHPSTLPRTYTLTHSDITAKLTLAISHSINNSQLQGWANRLYRDEVVAEWKKVKGQMSLHVHCHISGGHFLLDLFAKFRYYIFCKELPVVLKAFVHGDGNLLNNYPELQEAPVWVYFHSNVNEFNKVECWGPLWEATSPDVHRTEILPQTKCVDECSCCFPPVSSIPWSHSLSNEGVNGFPGTQTEGIATPNPEKL is encoded by the exons ATGTGTAGTTTGTCAGCGAATCTGTTGTTACCAACGAAGCTGAAACCAGCTTATTCAGACAAACGGAGTAACAGTAGCAGCAGTTCGCTCTTCTTCGGCAATAGaagatccaagaagaagaatcagtcGATTGTTCCC GTTGCGAGGTTGTTTGGACCGGCTATATTCGAATCATCCAAATTGAAAGTATTGTTTTTAGGGGTTGATGAGAAGAAGCATCCATCAACACTCCCTAGAACTTACACACTCACTCACAGTGACATTACTGCTAAATTAACGTTAGCTATTTCCCACTCCATAAACAATTCTCAG TTGCAAGGATGGGCAAATAGGCTATATAGAGATGAAGTAGTAGCAGAATGGAAGAAAGTGAAAGGGCAAATGTCGCTTCACGTTCATTGTCACATAAGCGGTGGCCATTTCCTTTTAGATCTCTTTGCTAAGTTTCGGTACTACATCTTTTGCAAAGAACTACCAGTG GTGTTGAAAGCATTTGTGCATGGTGATGGGAACTTGTTGAACAATTACCCTGAGTTACAAGAAGCTCCCGTTTGGGTTTATTTCCATTCTAATGTCAATGAGTTCAACAAAGTTGAGTGTTGGGGTCCCCTTTGGGAAGCTACTTCACCTGATGTTCACAGAACTGAAATTCTCCCCCAGACTAAATGCGTGGACGAGTGCAGTTGTTGTTTTCCACCGGTTAGCTCGATTCCATGGTCTCATAGTCTTAGTAACGAAGGTGTTAATGGTTTCCCTGGGACACAGACTGAGGGAATTGCTACTCCTAATCCGGAGAAACTCTAG
- the LOC104733368 gene encoding protein FIZZY-RELATED 2-like, which yields MMVDEDPSASNVITNTNSSSSSSSSSPSMNNTTPVVSLERRINRLINANQSQSPSRSIYSDRFIPSRSGSNFALFDLSPSPSKDGKEDGAGSYATLLRAAMFGPETPEKRDITGFSSSRNIFRFKTETKTHRSFNSFSPFGVDDPPGGVSHSPVKAPRKVPRSPYKVLDAPALQDDFYLNLVDWSAQNVLAVGLGNCVYLWNACSSKVTKLCDLGADDSVCSVGWALRGTHLAVGTSTGKVQIWDASRCKRTRTMEGHRLRVGALAWGSSVLSSGSRDKSILQRDIRCQEDHVSKLAGHKSEVCGLKWSYDNKELASGGNDNRVCNLAWSKNVNELVSTHGYSQNQIIVWKYPTMSKIATLTGHTYRVLYLAVSPDGQTIVTGAGDETLRFWNVFPSPKSQNTDSEIGSSFFGRTTIR from the exons ATGATGGTTGATGAAGATCCTAGCGCAAGCAATGTGATAACGAATACgaattcttcttcatcttcatcttcatcatcgcCGTCGATGAATAATACTACACCGGTGGTTTCACTTGAGAGACGGATCAACCGGTTGATCAATGCGAACCAATCTCAATCACCGTCGAGGTCTATATACTCTGATAGATTCATACCCAGTAGATCCGGATCCAATTTTGCTCTCTTCGATCTGTCTCCTTCGCCGAGTAAAGACGGTAAAGAAGACGGAGCTGGCTCTTACGCCACTCTGTTGCGTGCGGCTATGTTTGGTCCAGAGACGCCGGAGAAGAGGGATATTACTGGGTTCTCTTCTTCTAGGAATATTTTTAGGTTTAAGACGGAGACTAAGACTCATCGTTCTTTTAATTCGTTTTCTCCTTTTGGTGTTGATGATCCTCCTGGTGGTGTTTCTCATTCTCCGGTCAAAGCTCCCAGGAAAGTCCCGCGATCGCCTTATaag gTACTGGATGCACCGGCTTTGCAAGATGATTTTTACTTGAATCTTGTGGATTGGTCTGCTCAAAATGTTCTTGCAGTGGGATTAGGAAACTGCGTTTATTTATGGAATGCTTGTAGCAGCAAG GTAACAAAGTTATGTGATCTCGGGGCAGATGATAGTGTTTGCTCAGTTGGTTGGGCGTTACGTGGAACTCATCTGGCTGTTGGAACTAGTACCGGGAAAGTTCAG ATATGGGATGCGTCGCGCTGcaagagaacaagaacaatggAAGGTCATCGTCTAAGAGTTGGCGCTCTGGCATGGGGTTCATCGGTTCTGTCATCTGGTAGCAGAGACAAGAGTATTCTTCAGAGAGACATAAGGTGTCAAGAAGATCATGTCAGTAAACTGGCAGGTCACAAGTCTGAGGTATGTGGACTCAAGTGGTCTTATGACAACAAAGAGTTAGCATCTGGTGGAAACGACAATCGG GTATGCAATCTGGCTTGGTCTAAGAATGTGAACGAGCTGGTTAGCACGCACGGGTACTCCCAAAACCAGATCATTGTTTGGAAATACCCAACTATGTCCAAA atTGCAACTCTCACCGGTCACACATACCGTGTCCTGTACCTTGCGGTTTCACCCGATGGACAGACGATAGTAACAGGAGCAGGAGATGAAACATTAAGGTTCTGGAATGTGTTTCCTTCACCCAAATCTCAG AACACGGATAGTGAAATCGGGTCGTCTTTCTTTGGTAGAACAACAATTCGGTGA
- the LOC104731199 gene encoding probable serine/threonine-protein kinase At1g54610 isoform X1: MGCIFSSRKKKPATKGLAESRPRFHTLPSERRMADDDGHHQTPKVSELLKMSDICPKELKREESVLVVNVHPRTSELAASGWPSWLISVADEALVGWIPGRESNFEKQEQVSLSLSLSFSLSLPFFVDSHLIEKTYSLYLQQIGGGTFSKVFKARDLIRNKTVALKRIRFDLNDSESIRCIAREIIILRKLDHPNVIKLEGLMLVDHDSSTLYLIFEYMKHDLLGLSSLLGNQFSEPQVKCYMRQLLRGLDHCHTNHVLHRDIKSSNLLINSNGVLKIADFGLATFFDPHNSVPLTTHVATLWYRPPELLLGASHYSVGIDLWSTGCVIGELYAGKPILPGKNETDQLHKIFKLCGSPSDDYWTKLKLQLSAPLRPMFPYGSHIAETFRDFPTCVISLLETLLSIDPDFRGTATSALKSKYFKTEPLPCDPSCLPKYPPSKEINIQMRDKTRKQASQVRRTDESQTVQPILTDSSLTKPVQRKCSDFTSRDNSFTKSSEEEETSRQVQTSTDMITEDETIAQVSYTDPSREDQNLGGSMNMEEHIPLPMSPFRVNPTPTLPSLYENGTSSSGGVGIRPTLIETYTVI, encoded by the exons ATGGGTTGCATCTTTTCTTCTCGGAAAAAGAAACCGGCAACAAAAGGGTTGGCGGAAAGCCGTCCTCGCTTCCATACTCTTCCATCAGAAAGAAGAATGGCTGATGATGATGGTCATCATCAAACCCCAAAGGTTTCAGAATTGTTGAAGATGAGTGATATTTGTCCCAAGGAactgaagagagaagaaagcgTTCTTGTTGTTAATGTTCATCCTCGTACATCGGAATTAGCTGCCTCCGGTTGGCCATCTTGGCTTATCTCCGTAGCTGATGAAGCTCTTGTCGGTTGGATCCCTGGCCGTGAATCTAACTTCGAGAAGCAAGAAcaagtctctctttctctttctctttctttttctctgtcgTTACCTTTCTTTGTTGATTCCCATTTGATAGAAAAGACATATTCTCTGTATTTGCAACAGATTGGGGGAGGAACATTCAGTAAGGTGTTTAAAGCTAGAGATCTTATTCGTAACAAGACCGTAGCTTTGAAGAGAATCCGGTTTGATCTCAACGACTCAGAAAGCATCAGGTGTATAGCCAGAGAGATCATAATCCTGCGCAAGTTAGATCATCCCAACGTCATCAAACTGGAAGGCTTAATGCTTGTAGACCACGATTCCTCTACCCTCTACCTGATCTTTGAGTACATGAAACATGACCTCTTGGGACTCTCTTCATTACTCGGTAACCAATTCTCAGAACCTCAG GTTAAATGCTATATGAGGCAGCTCTTAAGAGGGCTTGATCATTGTCACACTAATCATGTACTCCATCGGGATATAAAAAGCTCAAACCTTCTGATCAACTCTAATGGAGTCCTTAAGATTGCAGATTTTGGGTTAGCTACGTTCTTCGATCCTCATAACAGTGTTCCCTTGACGACGCATGTAGCAACTTTATGGTATCGACCTCCTGAGCTTTTGCTTGGAGCCTCTCATTACAGTGTTGGGATCGACTTGTGGAGCACAGGCTGCGTCATAGGTGAATTATATGCTGGAAAGCCTATACTTCCTGGAAAAAACGAG ACAGATCAACTGCACAAGATATTCAAGTTGTGTGGATCGCCTTCAGATGATTACTGGACAAAACTAAAGCTACAACTGTCAGCTCCATTGAGACCCATGTTTCCATATGGATCACATATAGCAGAGACATTCAGAGATTTTCCAACTTGTGTTATTTCGCTTCTAGAGACTTTGCTCTCAATAGATCCAGATTTTCGAGGCACTGCAACTAGTGCACTCAAGAGCAAG TACTTTAAAACTGAGCCATTGCCTTGTGATCCATCTTGTCTACCAAAATACCCTCCCAGTAAGGAAATCAACATTCAAATGCGCgacaaaactagaaaacaagcTTCACAAGTTAGAAGAACAGACGAATCACAAACTGTCCAGCCAATACTTACAGATTCTTCTCTCACAAAACCTGTGCAG AGAAAGTGCTCAGATTTCACGAGCAGAGACAATTCATTTACAAAGTCTTCCGAGGAAGAAGAGACTTCCAGACAAGTGCAAACATCCACGGACATGATAACTGAGGATGAAACTATAGCACAAGTCTCTTACACCGACCCATCTAGAGAAGACCAGAATCTAGGTGGATCAATGAATATGGAGGAACACATACCTTTGCCAATGAGTCCGTTTAGAGTTAACCCAACACCAACCCTGCCTAGCCTTTATGAGAATGGGACATCTTCATCTGGAGGAGTAGGCATAAGACCCACTCTGATTGAGACTTATACTGTCATTTAG
- the LOC104731198 gene encoding dihydroorotase, mitochondrial-like isoform X1 encodes MIKTLVSPCSVYGFGSQKLKFDRSCKKVKPRAVRMELTITQPDDWHLHLRDNDLLQAVVPHSASTFKRAIVMPNLKPPVTTTAAAITYRESIMKALPSGTSFDPLMTLYLTDKTQPDEIKLARESGVVYAVKLYPAGATTNSQDGVTDLFGKCLPVLEEMVKQNMPLLVHGEVTDPSIDVFDREKIFIETVLQPLIQRLPQLKVVMEHITTMDAVNFVESCKEGSVGATVTPQHLLLNRNALFQGGLQPHNYCLPVLKREIHREAIVKAVTSGSKKFFLGTDSAPHERTRKETSCGCAGIYSAPVALSLYAKVFDEAGALDKLEAFTSFNGPDFYGLPRNSSKITLKKSPWKVPDVFSFSFGEIVPMFAGETLQWQPLN; translated from the exons ATGATAAAGACTTTGGTTTCTCCTTGTAGTGTATAT GGATTTGGATCTCAGAAACTGAAGTTTGACCGATCTTGTAAGAAAGTGAAGCCAAGAGCAGTAAGAATGGAACTCACAATCACTCAACCTGATGATTGGCATCTTCATCTCCGTGACAATGATCTTCTTCAGGCTGTTGTTCCCCACAG TGCGAGTACTTTTAAGAGAGCGATTGTGATGCCAAATCTGAAGCCGCCTGTTACAACTACTGCAGCTGCTATTACTTACCGGGAATCTATCATGAAAGCTTTGCCATCTGGGACCAGCTTTGATCCGCTTATGACACTTTATTTGACAGACAAAACTCAACCTGATGAGATCAAGCTTGCAA GGGAGAGTGGTGTGGTTTATGCGGTTAAGTTGTACCCTGCTGGAGCAACAACCAACTCTCAAGATGGTGTCACGGACCTTTTTGGAAAATGCTTACCGGTGCTAGAAGAGATGGTTAAACAAAACATGCCTTTGCTG GTTCATGGGGAGGTCACAGATCCGAGTATTGATGTCTTTGACCGCGAGAAAATCTTTATTGAGACAGTTTTGCAGCCTCTAATCCAACGCCTTCCACAGCTGAAAGTAGTGATGGAACACATCACTACCATGGATGCTGTGAATTTTGTTGAATCTTGCAAAGAAG GGTCTGTGGGTGCAACAGTCACACCACAACATCTCCTTCTCAACAGAAATGCCCTTTTCCAAGGTGGATTACAACCTCACAACTACTGTCTTCCGGTTCTCAAAAGAGAAATACACC GAGAAGCCATTGTTAAAGCTGTAACTAGTGGAAGCAAGAAATTCTTCCTCGGTACAGATAGTGCTCCACATGAACGGACTAGAAAAGAAACATCATGCGGATGTGCTGGTATTTACAGTGCTCCTGTTGCCTTGTCCTTATATGCTAAGGTCTTCGATGAG GCGGGTGCGCTTGACAAGTTAGAAGCTTTCACAAGCTTTAATGGACCTGATTTTTATGGCCTCCCGAGAAACTCGTCAAAGATCACACTGAAGAAATCTCCTTGGAAGGTCCCGGACGTTTTCAGCTTCTCCTTTGGAGAGATCGTCCCTATGTTTGCTGGAGAAACTCTTCAGTGGCAACCGTTGAACTAA
- the LOC104731198 gene encoding dihydroorotase, mitochondrial-like isoform X2, giving the protein MELTITQPDDWHLHLRDNDLLQAVVPHSASTFKRAIVMPNLKPPVTTTAAAITYRESIMKALPSGTSFDPLMTLYLTDKTQPDEIKLARESGVVYAVKLYPAGATTNSQDGVTDLFGKCLPVLEEMVKQNMPLLVHGEVTDPSIDVFDREKIFIETVLQPLIQRLPQLKVVMEHITTMDAVNFVESCKEGSVGATVTPQHLLLNRNALFQGGLQPHNYCLPVLKREIHREAIVKAVTSGSKKFFLGTDSAPHERTRKETSCGCAGIYSAPVALSLYAKVFDEAGALDKLEAFTSFNGPDFYGLPRNSSKITLKKSPWKVPDVFSFSFGEIVPMFAGETLQWQPLN; this is encoded by the exons ATGGAACTCACAATCACTCAACCTGATGATTGGCATCTTCATCTCCGTGACAATGATCTTCTTCAGGCTGTTGTTCCCCACAG TGCGAGTACTTTTAAGAGAGCGATTGTGATGCCAAATCTGAAGCCGCCTGTTACAACTACTGCAGCTGCTATTACTTACCGGGAATCTATCATGAAAGCTTTGCCATCTGGGACCAGCTTTGATCCGCTTATGACACTTTATTTGACAGACAAAACTCAACCTGATGAGATCAAGCTTGCAA GGGAGAGTGGTGTGGTTTATGCGGTTAAGTTGTACCCTGCTGGAGCAACAACCAACTCTCAAGATGGTGTCACGGACCTTTTTGGAAAATGCTTACCGGTGCTAGAAGAGATGGTTAAACAAAACATGCCTTTGCTG GTTCATGGGGAGGTCACAGATCCGAGTATTGATGTCTTTGACCGCGAGAAAATCTTTATTGAGACAGTTTTGCAGCCTCTAATCCAACGCCTTCCACAGCTGAAAGTAGTGATGGAACACATCACTACCATGGATGCTGTGAATTTTGTTGAATCTTGCAAAGAAG GGTCTGTGGGTGCAACAGTCACACCACAACATCTCCTTCTCAACAGAAATGCCCTTTTCCAAGGTGGATTACAACCTCACAACTACTGTCTTCCGGTTCTCAAAAGAGAAATACACC GAGAAGCCATTGTTAAAGCTGTAACTAGTGGAAGCAAGAAATTCTTCCTCGGTACAGATAGTGCTCCACATGAACGGACTAGAAAAGAAACATCATGCGGATGTGCTGGTATTTACAGTGCTCCTGTTGCCTTGTCCTTATATGCTAAGGTCTTCGATGAG GCGGGTGCGCTTGACAAGTTAGAAGCTTTCACAAGCTTTAATGGACCTGATTTTTATGGCCTCCCGAGAAACTCGTCAAAGATCACACTGAAGAAATCTCCTTGGAAGGTCCCGGACGTTTTCAGCTTCTCCTTTGGAGAGATCGTCCCTATGTTTGCTGGAGAAACTCTTCAGTGGCAACCGTTGAACTAA